One stretch of Synechococcus sp. UW179A DNA includes these proteins:
- a CDS encoding acylphosphatase has protein sequence MARRARLRGEAERRRFVTRNSRQRSVTLQERWRFLVEGTVQGVGFRQACRRRALELGLSGWVRNLDDGRVEVQAEGDQLPLNELRLWCEQGPSEARVRHVRPCQIPITGADWFEIRH, from the coding sequence ATGGCGCGCCGCGCTCGACTTCGCGGTGAAGCGGAACGTCGCCGCTTTGTGACCCGCAACTCCCGACAGCGCTCTGTCACCCTTCAGGAACGCTGGCGTTTTCTGGTGGAGGGGACCGTTCAGGGTGTTGGCTTCCGGCAGGCCTGTCGAAGACGTGCTCTGGAACTAGGTCTCAGCGGTTGGGTCCGAAATCTGGATGACGGCAGAGTGGAGGTGCAAGCCGAAGGCGATCAGCTTCCCCTCAACGAGCTGAGACTTTGGTGTGAACAGGGTCCAAGCGAAGCGAGAGTTCGTCATGTGAGGCCCTGCCAGATACCGATCACCGGTGCCGACTGGTTCGAGATCCGTCACTGA